Proteins from one Oenanthe melanoleuca isolate GR-GAL-2019-014 chromosome 1, OMel1.0, whole genome shotgun sequence genomic window:
- the LOC130248436 gene encoding LOW QUALITY PROTEIN: protein Wnt-4-like (The sequence of the model RefSeq protein was modified relative to this genomic sequence to represent the inferred CDS: inserted 3 bases in 3 codons) codes for MELVWLYVVLIHEQLLSLAKQTSLQAVLQDPKGCGGLMGLVEEQXQVAAMEAVKRGTELAVLEGQHQFHSLCWKCSTLQGLQVLGKATIQGTGESALTHTISAFAVTCACSRGELXQCGCDHKIQGVSPKVREEAGFHWSGCSDKLYGITFSQAFMDSPKRSRGVSSRVLMNLHNHEAGRTVQCWCHGVXGSCEVHTCWKVPPFCHLGSDLRERFEGATEVCPKRIRSCNLLEMPSPVLSCSFGCSFGEM; via the exons ATGGAGCTGGTGTGGCTGTATGTGGTGCTGATCCACgagcagctgct ATCCCTGGCCAAGCAGACTTCCCTGCAGGCAGTCCTCCAAGACCCCAAGGGCTGTGGAGGCCTGATGGGGCTGGTggaagagc ggcaggtggCAGCCATGGAGGCAGTGAagagaggcacagagctggctgtcCTCGAGGGCCAGCACCAGTTCCACTCTCTCTGCTGGAAATGCTccaccctgcaggggctgcaggtctTGGGCAAGGCCACCATCCAGG gcacaggggagTCTGCTCTCACACACACCATCTCAGCTTTTGCTGTGACCTGTGCCTGCAGCCGTGGGGAGC CACAGTGTGGCTGTGACCACAAGATCCAAGGAGTCAGCCCGAAGGTGAGGGAAGAAGCAg GTTTCCATTGGTCAGGCTGCTCTGATAAACTTTATGGGATTACCTTCTCTCAGGCCTTCATGGACAGCCCCAAGAGGAGCCGTGGTGTCTCCAGCCGAGTGCTCATGAATCTGCACAACCATGAGGCTGGCAGGACA GTGCAGTGCTGGTGCCATGGCG TCGGCTCCTGCGAGGTGCACACCTGCTGGAAGGTGCCTCCCTTCTGCCACCTGGGCAGCGACCTCAGGGAAAGGTTTGAGGGGGCAACAGAGGTTTGCCCGAAGCGGATCAGATCCTGCAACCTCCTGGAAATGCCTTCTCCAGTGCTCAGCTGTTCCTTTGGCTGTTCCTTTGGAGAAAT GTGA